AATCTTCCCTGCATACAGAATTGACTGCGAGTCATATCTGCTACTGACTGGTAAACCACATCCAAAAACTAATGCGCCATGGCCACCTACTGTGCTGACATAGATACTAGAGTGTTACATTAGATGTTTAAGTTTACATGTTACCATTTACAGTTTTTGCTTGTAAGCTAAGCACAGTTGAGAAGCAGTGGCATTATATTTAACAGACCAAACAACACTACTGTTAGGTTATAACTTCTCAAGTCACCAATAACTTTACCATTATGCAATGGCCATCTCAAACACGACTCAGCGCCCACGTGTCTCAAACTGTGGTACAGCAATTATTAAAACTGTGGTACAGCAATTAATAAAACTGTGGTACAGCAATTATTAAAACTGTGGTACAGCAATTATTAAAACCGGATGTGTTTCCTCCTGCAGTAACTGACCCTCATTTATTATTTGGAGCTCTTCCCAGCATCACGGAGTTGACACAATATGACTGGAGCTATCACAAAGTAATTAAGATCCAATAAAGACAATGCATCAAACTCACTGGAAGCTGTGTCGCATTTGTTTAATGTGAATTTACACAAACCTTTTAATGACAAGACCTTGTCGCAACATGTCGAAACAAAGATccagtatacatatatatcttaaATGGGTCTGATTGATCATATCTAAAAATGCTTGATCATGTAATTTCAATCGATCGATCTGTTACAACCTCAAATTTTAGGTTAACATCGTTCCTCCTCTGATCAATATTTTGTTCCCTCCGAATTGCGAGTGTCACATGTTGCACAGGAGTGACCAACACGGGTCACACAGGTCTCATACACTTGGTCAACAGTTTCCACATGAGTGACCAACATGACTCTCACTGGCTGTGTCATGCGCTGCACATGCATATAAGGGATATAAAATTTTAGGCAGTAGGTGGGTACACCTGTATGTCATCACAGTAGGTACAGCTGTATGTGTTTACTGTATGTCATGAGAGGAGGTACATTTGTATGTCATGACAGTAGGTGCATCTGTATGGCATGACAGTAGGTACATCTGTATGGCATGACAAGAGGTGCATCTGTATGACATGACAGTAGGTACATCTGTATGGCATGACAGTAGGTACATCTGTATATCATGACAGGAGGTACATCTGTATGTCAAACTATACAAGTGACCAAGTCAGTGGCCATGTATATCGCCATTGGGTTCAAATCTGCAAATAACATATTTCAAGCACTTTGATTAAAGTAATACAAAATCACTTATCCTGGGAATCGTTTTTAGCCTCAGTTTTTAATATAAACTGTATAACTTTTCAGATTCAATCACAGCTATGTAAGTTATGCTAACAGTTTCCTTGTCCTTAAGTCATGACACCTTCCTCTAATAAAACTTTCCCAAATCCCGACCACCAGAGTCAACCACCAGCGTACTGCACATTATCCACCACCCTGTCTCAAACATACGTCTGCTGTCTGGGGTTTCAGAGACAACTAACAACTGTCTTCTTTCTGGCAAGTTTCAGACATCTGTCTGTTGTCTGATAAGTTGTAGATGCACATCTGTTGTGAGGCATACGTCTGCTGCTCTGCTGTCTCCTGTCCAGCAAGTATCACACTATATCTTGTGCCTTAAGCTTCTGAATAGATGTCTACTATACTGGCAACTTCAAATGTACATCTGCTGTCTGGGATTTCAGTTACACACGTGCTGTTCATCGTTTTTCAAACATACATCTTTTGTCTGAAGCTTCAAGGTAGATGTCTTCTGTTTGCTGAGAAACTGCACATACATGTCTGCTGTCTCATAAGTGTCAGATGTACATCTGCTGTCTGGAACTTCAGGTTGTATGGATGAACATCTGGCGTCTGGCAAGATTTTGCCCTGTTTGCCGGGGATGTTTCAGGGCAGGAGTCTGTTATACTCAGACAGCAGCTGGGACTTCCTGACAGTGTCCCACATCCGCGCTGCATAGTGAAACCTGGAGACAACAGGTTGCAAATCAAGAACAATAATACATGCATTCATGTTTTTCTATACTGAAACAACTGCTCTGAGGAGCTTGAGGCAAATAGTTGTCTACACTATAGATCTTGGTCAAGCAATCAGGATTTCAAAAGTTAGCAAAAACATAACCTTAATCTCTTTTTCTTCTTTGCAAAAACCTAAAAACTCATGTTGGAGTGAACTTTCATGGAAGTATGTGAAGGCATCACTGAAGCTAGCCTTTCAGCCAAGACATCCTACAAGATCAGGGCACAATGTTTATGAAGATCAAACTCACTGAACAGGCAATTTTTATTGCTCTCATACAACTTTAGGAGGATGGTTACCTTATTGAATGTGCCCCTGGTGAAGAATGTCACAAGGAATGTGCCCATGGTGAACAATGAACTGCTGACTAGGTCTATAGAGAACAAAGTCCTACTATGTCCAAAGGAAAACAATGTCTGATGAACTGAGTGCACAGATAACAATGCCCTAACAACTATGTCCACAGAGAAAAAAGTCCTACTATGTCCACAGAGGACAATGTCCTACTATGTCCATACAGAATAATGTCCCACAaacaatgtccacaaagaacaATGTCCTGCTATGTCCAGAGAGAACAATGCTCAAACAGATAACAATGTCCTCTAAATAGTTCCAGTGAATAACAATATCCTGCAGATTTTGCCATGAGAGAACAATGCCCACAGACTGAGGCTACTGACAACAATACCCTGCTCACCAGTTTTTCTCAGACAATGTAGTGTGTGTAAGGAGGTGGCGTGGCAGGGAGTAGATCTGGTTCCGCAGCGATCGAACCAGCAAGATGAATGTTGGGAAGCCTCGGTATTCTGGTAGCAGGGTGAGAATAGgttctgaaaatatacagtaaACTGTAAAAGTTATGATACTCCTCGTGCTGCAACTTGTGGAAGTGAAAATTTCAACACTCCTGGCTTCAGTTTGACGAAGAGTTACGACAGTCACCTGgttcaatgtttcatttctagGTAAGATAAATGATACCAACCTGGCTCTAGCTTGTAATACTCCATCTGGGGGATGCAGAAGACATTCATATCGGATTTGACTGTCTTGGAGGTAAGTCCGGGGATGACATTTCCTCGTACCATGTTGACAGTGCCTGCAGAGTTAACAGTCAATATTGTGGACCATCAAATAAATAAAGACTTGAGTGAGTATAGTAtcgtgccgcttttagcaatattaaagtaacatcatggcaggggataccagaaatggctttcacatgttgtacccatgtggggaagagAACAGGagccttcagtgtgacaagctgACACTTTGCCCTTAGGCTCTCAAACCACACCAAAAAATAGTTCAGTGTTATAAATATATGGCATGAAGCATAGATATTCAATAATGATAGGCTCTCACAGGGTATGAAAAGTAAACAGGCTACTATGATATGATCCATAACAAACTGAGAATGGAGTTGTCAATACAGTGATAATATGAGATATATCTTCTACCTGTACACTTGAGCTTAGTCATGTCAAACGTGCTGCTCAGTGTTTGTGTCATCATCTTGTAAGTCTCCAGGCCGTAGTCGTCGCGGTTTGCTCGGTTCTGTACAAACACTGCAACAGTAACATACAAGGCAGTGAGAAGGTGTACAAGTGAACTGGTGGGTGGCTGTGTGAGTAAATGAATGGTGGTAACAAAGCATGATCATATACATTTTGGATTCAAACCTACTTTCAGAAATCCTGTCCTGAGTGTgcgagtttaggtttacacagcactcagcaatattccagatatatggtggcagtctttaaataatcaagtctggacctgactatccagtgatcaccaacatgTGCATCAAACTAAGCCATTGGGAAACtgcaatgtgtcaaccaaatcagtgaacctgaccacccgatccctttagttgcctcgtacaacaagcatgggttacttaagaTCAATCCTAAACTGGATCTTCACGTGTCTGAGAAATGAAAATGCTGGTGTTAATTCATATTATACAATGAAGATATTTTTAAGTTCCATTAACAACCTATATGCATACTGTAGATGCCCTGATAACTGTAGACTCACCAACATGGGGGAAGTAGTCAGGTGCATCTTCAGGATGTGAGGAGCCCTCATGTCCAGATGGAGTGGCTGGTTTCAGCATCTCAGCATTCTTCAGGAACCTGAAATGAAGCAGAGATACAGTTCAAACAGAACCAAATCCATCACATCAGTAAAAAAGAAGGATGCATAGTTATTCaagtaaacaaaaacacaccTGTCATCAGAACAAGAATATTGTTTTAGCCGAGGTCATCACAATTCCAGATGAATGACAGGCAGACACAGATCATACTAACTGACATGAGAAGGATGAAACACtaacacatacataaatacacactGGCACACATTACACTTACTGGATAAATACCAGGGGATACAAGACATGGCTATCACACATTATCTAGCTTTATGTAGGAATGATTGGTCcatgtgactctgataaaataccatgtacatccatcacgatccgcgagCGGGAGTACAAAAGTTGTGTACtcccgctacgaaagtcatatcacctcGCTACACCTCAGTGACGATGtcaagtgagaaaagcgtgcatcgacaagcctttaggaACATGCGGTGcactgaggtcaaacgatcagctggtgtcaacatggcagcaagttgattcgatgcgtgttgttttgttttgttttagtgaaaacattcagctagataaatgcgttatcataTCGTGTCTcaggaaatacggggttttatcagccCCTCGTAAAGTTGTATTCAACCTTgtaatacaaccttactcgggactgataaaaccctgtatttcccaagacacgatgtgataacttatattgtaCACTGAAAATGCAGACACTGACTAACTTACACACAAactgacacactgacacacccaTACACTGAGACAAAACTGACACATTAGCACACCCATACACTGTCACACTGTCACACTGACATAAAACTGACACACCCATACACTGAGACAAAACTGACATACTGACACACCCATACACTGTCACACTGACATAAAACTGACACACCCATACAGTGACACAAAACTGACACACCTATACACTGACATAAACTGACACATTGATAAAcccacacactgacacatccATATGCTGACACATAACTGGCACACTCATATGCAGACATAAAACTGACACACCCATACTGATACAAGTGACACATTGACACAATGACACAAAACTGGCACACCAATACATTGACACAAAACTTACACATCAATACACTGACACAAAACAGACACACTCATTCGCTGACACAAAgctgacacaatcacacacaaatacactgaCACAAAGCTGAAACACCATTAAACTGATATAAAACTGACACACCCACATGCTGACAGAAAACTTACACATCAATACACTGACACAAAACAGACACACTCATTCGCTGACACAAAgctgacacaatcacacacaaatacactgaCACAAAGCTGAAACACCATTAAACTGATATAAAACTGACACACCCACATGCTGACACAAAACTTACATACTGACACaatgacacacacatacactgacaCAAAACTGGCACACCAAGACACTGACACATCCATACACTAACGCAAACTGACATACCGATACACTGACACAAAACTGGCACACATATATGCTAACAcaaaactgacacaaccatacaCTGACAGAATACTGACAAAATCACatactgacacaaacacacagaaagacagaaagACATATCAAACTTTGGACACTAATAAGGACACACAGAGGAACACCCTGACTGACCTAAGAAAGCTGACATCAGTGAACCAGTCTTGGACCACCAGGATCACATTACACACTGTCATCAGGAAGGCTGCCATCTGCAGGGACTGCAACACACACAGTACCATCATTGTTGAGTGTGTGACTTTAGTTTCATGAATGGATTACTGACAAATAGTGATAAAACGAGGTGCTTGCAaaagtgagtttgtttagtattacgccgcactcagcaatattccaggcatacggcatcagtctgtaagtaattgaatctgaaccaaacaatccagtaatcaacagtatTAGCACTGAtcaacgcaattgggatatggagacatgtgtcaaccaggtcagcaagcctgacaacccgatcatgttagtcgatgcttacgacaagcatgggttgctgaagctcAGCTGGATTACTCCATGGAGATGTACTCTGTCAGATACACACCTGCATCTCTATACAGTTCTCTACTGAAGTGTACTCTGAGGGGTACTTTTTGTCCTGGTGTATCATCTGGTCCAGGATGGAAGCACTGAGAACTGGCTGGTGATGacacacaaaataattcatatcAGCTATTAGAAAAaatgtgagtgaatattgtcaaaactaacagtgtgagtgttgttttatggcAAGGCAGAACCATCCCTGTAATATgagaaatattcaagcaatatcacgacagggtcATTCACAATTAGCTGCACCAGTGAGCAAGAGTTTGAAGGAGGGACTAGAGATATGAGCTTATGACTTGCCACTGAATGAGTCCCTCTGCGAGTGTAAAAGTGTGATTGAACAGGAGTGACACACAGTGAATGAGAATGTCAGTGGGAAAGTGTGACTGATTGAGAAAAAGtgaattttacgccactttactaatatttcagcagcatcatggaaggggacatcagaaatcgGTTTCAAACAATGTAATGATGattgacaagtgaatgcttaacTACTGGGGTATCCAAGTGTGACAAGGTATTTGTGCTAACTTTAATGGAAACAGGTGTCTAACAGATAGCTGTCAACCTGAATACCCCATCCTAACATTTCGAAACTAATATGGAAAGAAAACACATGTCATTTTACTAATCTGGTAAGCAAGACTGTGGTTGAAATGGATCATGGGAACAAGTTGTCCTCAGATGTTCGTTTAAcacccctggatgccgagttttttttcaggtgcacattttcgtaaggtttgaaaagtgagcgttgtgcgagatttgcgctcgcgtggtcctggatctgcgtacggctatgaaattgcacagacatgtagaatatttaatttcctatccgttggtataaatataattgcggctacctcatgggtttgagaaatagacactgctaaaagttgtccaaaacttttgtgtgtgttcaaaaacagtaaatttctcagttttttatcgtgcaccaataaaagcactctgctaccatttttttaatttggcatctttacggaaagtgtgagcggaaaaaatacagcttgatatctgaacgacataagtgtatatgaaatggatgtatgtgctaatgcattacctcatactcacaaaatcaaaaatgacccgcaataaatgtcaaaaatcgattttctactatgacgtcaaacgtcgacagagaggtcatgcacggaTAAAGATAAGgcggcataactcagctatggtttacattaggtcaatgtaactccgatcacatggagagaatttgctgtggatatggacagtctattttcgtgatgttttgttcactgtgaaccaaactattccaatacaaagttccccaatgtgagaggataccttttggtagtttcacaatttgtaagaaaagatgcaagtgtgctacatcagaaagcaggtaatagcgatttggatgtccctatccgatacatattttagtttttagattcccatattctcctatttgtgtagatgtattctTGTTAATTTTCCATTACTATTAACTGAGTAACAGCcgcattttcaaacgtaatgaaataactgaaaataatgcaacattttagttgacgtcacgtcatgttttgtgcattttgtgacctcggaaaaagactactctggttgctgattagtatatatctaacctaatttccactcaatgtgtaaaaggtctcggcttctgtgtcagaattcaacactttttagccaaaatataaaatgaatggttttatcactgaaatagtgtcctgaatatatcaacaattacacggttttactacatatcttattgtgagcaacacgcacacctgcctagcatcaatttagcgtaaataaaaatttcacaacacctgaatattcagtgagtattcatttaggaaaaagacttttcttctcatgattatgaaatcagttcccttcataagtatgcaatgaaaggtacaaagagatcgctttttcagtaaagaagtattagaaaacgtaaggcttgtccaaattaagactcgacctgatttatatatttttaacaatttccgtataaatattgtttgagttagacattctgccatcagatataatttaatcgcatttgaattgactttattatcgaaaaacaatgataatgaatcatgaaacgttttgacaaactcgcacctggtcaattaatattcataatagttttgtctataaaaacgacacaaaccaatacaatgaacaagacaattcctttaaatagtagtatgtgtgctcCTACATtcgataaaatgtacaaatcattttcattaatattatccgttttacttataagttggaattaaatcgttgtttattaacctgttcatatgaaactgcaatatttgtgccaaagtattgaatattgcacatgacGGGAAcaaaagcacatgttgcagtaatggctacgtgtgatcttccaacaattgtgtagaggcttaaaatgtggtataatacacttactgagtcaatttcccatgtaaatattattgaaacaatcaaaagctttcaaagaataaaaacagataccttatatccacacatgatatggtgttgaacatggatatatgttgatactgaaatcaatttcatgaaaaaatatctgaacgatgcgcaaaatatacatcacaatactaaaagtgcaatcggactggtatgggcattgtgtttactcttgttcaaccaaCCTTcccctcaaagaaattgcctaatatgtgcaacaatgttgacactACCTATGAccgatttttttcaaaatggcggcttcgctgagaagggtacacaggattttgcgacgactttttgcttgattcagggatcttttgtatataaatgtgagatgtaagtaatcagaattattctgactatctgagtattgttatatgttcttattgtttacattgtaaatgacggaaggagccagaaatgccgataaggaccgttgtcgttctgtgtgattttgcgtcagtcatggcgtcacactgcactaaaagtttgacagtttcttatgaattaccaaattatttcactgtatctattttcaatttgctattttttgccacaatactcttcccctgaatatactaagcgtattgagccattgtaagcaatgattagacggctggatgttggGAAATTTCCAAAAATGCTgggcagtgtaaaattggaatttttctttgtttacatttcagtcaagcgctgtctttcgagcacagcgttcgttttcatacaaagtatatttcgtttcgttttgtctagacagttggtattggtgacaaagaccatttgtaatttgattctaagatgcttggggagttcaatgatgcatttgtcgcagctaactatgaagtatacatgatgtcatgggcttctcaataccggccttctcgaaacgtgattttgtaaacactatccaatatggcggaaagcgcacttcggcgttcgtgtaagtgtattttcgaaaacatcccaaccgattctgtgtacatcggtgacgtttcagaattatcattcctggttacatgaaaacttgatatcagtgatctttaatatgctattttggaaattcattactcccagtaattacccgattttcacatttcaaaacatactgcaaataacgctgtgaatctagattttgtacagtttgaaaaatggtgaCATTaccgatgaagcctattttgaaaggcgattttaagcactttagcttggtctgagataatagtggatggtatcaagaaactgggaattttccgcagaattcataactgtgaagtatttatatatgcgtggtatatttagaattttattggacttccaagtgaggtatgtagaggaaggacatatatgtccctgtggcatccagggggttaaagtacaaagaaaacaataacaGATGAAAATGCACTCAGAGATAAACCAAATATCAACCACAATAGGGTAGTACCTGTGTATCAAGGAAGATGATGCGCTCTGGCGTCACATACATGTCAATGCCATTGGTCTGATGTGCCCCGTTCTCCTTCACTTCTTTTGTCTGAGGCTGGAACACATAGCTCCTGCAAGTAAAGAAAAACGAATACTCTCAGACATctacacaagtgagtgagtgagtgagtgagtttagttttacgtcacacttagcaatattccagctatatggcgacggtctgtaaataatccgagtctggaccagacaatccagtgatcaacaacatgagcatcgatctacgcaatggggaaccgatgacatgtgtcaaccaagtcagctaggatgaccacccgatcccgttagtcgcctcttacgacaagcatagtcaccttttatggcaagcatggcttgctgaaggcctattctaccccgggaccttcacgggtcacatctACACAAGACTCAGACACCTGTACAAGGACACTTCTGCTATAATTATACTGTAGACAATCAGATACCTGTACTGGGACAATTCTACTATGATTATAACGATGACAATCAAACACCTGTAGGACACAGCTACTATGATTCTTATGATGACAATCAGACACCTGTACAAGGACACTTTAACTATAATTATCATGAAGACAACTGCATACTTGTACAAGGACAATTCTACTATAA
The window above is part of the Haliotis asinina isolate JCU_RB_2024 chromosome 1, JCU_Hal_asi_v2, whole genome shotgun sequence genome. Proteins encoded here:
- the LOC137277951 gene encoding nonsense-mediated mRNA decay factor SMG9-like, whose translation is MSDPLDRDRGGRRRRRRDRPGRKEREREPDQSPTPNKPPIILGLAKPAVEQASGGGGGTTAAMQTTNLSQGGLVNKALEKQIVVLRSRDENRPAPTTTAANQATTTNQGETTVGPAAYHIQRHSSVGHLAFENSSQNRLAPPPEMKHCVKVVDDSFRWCDAGIEMLLDQTDFLVVGVLGPQGSGKSTILSLLAGTSPQDSYRSYVFQPQTKEVKENGAHQTNGIDMYVTPERIIFLDTQPVLSASILDQMIHQDKKYPSEYTSVENCIEMQSLQMAAFLMTVCNVILVVQDWFTDVSFLRFLKNAEMLKPATPSGHEGSSHPEDAPDYFPHVVFVQNRANRDDYGLETYKMMTQTLSSTFDMTKLKCTGTVNMVRGNVIPGLTSKTVKSDMNVFCIPQMEYYKLEPEPILTLLPEYRGFPTFILLVRSLRNQIYSLPRHLLTHTTLSEKNWFHYAARMWDTVRKSQLLSEYNRLLP